CAgaaataccatcctggctaactgcTGCCATATAAGTCTTCCTAGTACACAGCTCTAAGTGAATAATCACAATTTAAGGAATAAAGTCTAAATTACTGAGTTCGGCATTCAAGGTTCTCATTTACTTGGTACCAACCTCACAATTCAACCTTATCTCCCACTTATCTCTTTCACACATCTTACATTTAGGTTAGCAGGGAGcaatgactttttaatttttcagaggGGTAGGCGGGGTGGGGAGTTCTATGAATATACCTTCCTGTCCTTCCCGCTCATATTTTAGACTATACAAATCTCACCCATCTTTCAAACCTTTCAAAAGTTAAATGTTTCCCTCATGAAGTGATCCCAAACTCCTCTCCACAAAGCCTTGAATCTGCATTGCACCTTTGTGTACgttctaaaaaaattattactttatacTTTAATTGTAGCTGTTTTTATATATGTCTTATGACCGCTACATATGAATTCTATAGATAGGATGTGTCTAATCACTGGAAAGTTACAGTCAATAAATATCTTTGGTGTGTGAGAGTATCTCCTGTTCTTATTTTGTAGGATTTGGAAGGTCACTTCCAATACAGAAactgttgaaaagaaaagaaaagaaaagaaaaaaacacccttCAGTTTAGCTAACCCAAAAGATAAAAAAGGGCCTAAACATAGATTCTAATATTTACTGAAACGCTGTATTTAAAAATACCGAAAGGGTGCTTGAATTTCCACATCTGTACAAGTCAAATTGTATAAGTGTATTTGCAGTGAAAAGAATGCTACCACCTTCAAAGCATAACACAATTTCACACCACTTGCTTCCCCTGACATTTTTGATACATTGTCTAACACTATGCCACCCAATGCCATCATAATTAAACCTGTTCTTTCATTTCCTAACATTCCCAAACTAGTTTACTATGCTGATTCTTAGGAGATAATGTACTCACATTGGCCATCTCCACTGGAGAGGGCAGTTCGCAAAATAGCTTTCCTTTGGTAAAGTTATTCCTGGGAAAGAACACAACAAAACAGACGAGTGACCGATTAAACTCCAACAACAGACAACTGAGGTAACGTCCACTTCGGAGGTGTGTCCTCCACCACGTCAGGACCAAAGTCCAAGCTCTCCCCGTACCCTAAGGAGGCCAGAACTCGCCCCCATACCGGGCACAGATCCCCCGGCCCGGAGCGGGCACTGCAGCTCAGAGCCCTTCCGGTTTACAGCCGCGGAAAATAAACTCGGACCAGATCGGGGCGGGGAATGGGGGCTGGGCGGCCACAATTCAGTCCCGGGAATCGAAGCGGCTGCTTTAATAGAGGTTGGGGCTGCATAACAACAGCTCCAGGCAAAGCTTCCGGCTAAGCTGAAGGATGAGGAAGCAGAAAAGAGACTAAAGACAGAGGGACAGGATGGCTGGGGACAACGACAGGGACCCAGTGAAAATACAGGCAATACCGAGGGCTGTAGCCCTAACACGAGCAAGTTTGGAGGGGCTAACGTGGGCGGAAACCGTCCGTACCAGGCACCACCACTGTCCCCAGCTGTCCCAGAACCAGACTCTTCCTGCCGTTAAAATGGCGGCGGCGACTGCAGCTGTGGTAGCGCCTACGCTGGCGGTGACCAGGCAGAAGAAGTTGCTGCTGAGCGCGTCGATGCGAAGGATCGCCGAACCGATGATGCGCACGCGCAAAGTAGGCCTACGTGGAACCGACCTGTCACTGGGTTAAACGCATGGGAGGAGAAAAGGTGGGGCGAGGGTGATTTGGGTGGATGGAGAGGAGGGCTCCCAACCTGCGTTAGGCGGTCAATTAACCTTCATGAACTCCTTGATGCGTTTGATAGTCTTCCCATCTTAAGCCTTTCTTACTGCCTCCAGGAGATACAGTCTTCTGTTCTTTTTGTCatagttgtttatttttcatgACTCGCTGTTTTTGAGCGTAGGACACTTACCTCTTTCTGTGTTCCCATCCCTACCACAGTGCCAGGCTCTcgatatgctcaataaataaatattaggcGACGGATTTGTAAATCGTATATCATTTTCATGTATCTAatacgttttttaaaaattgactaaaGCCCATAAGCCTATATTTTATTTCAGCTGTCCTTAGTTTTCGGCCTGGTGTTCTTTTCCGTTCCAGGTTCCTGTCCGGAATACGTCACCATGTCGCTCCAGGCTTCTCTGGACTGTGAccgtttctcagactttccttgtttttgataacCTTAATAATTTTGAAGCGACTTATCGGTCATTTGGTCAAATGT
The sequence above is drawn from the Macaca mulatta isolate MMU2019108-1 chromosome 12, T2T-MMU8v2.0, whole genome shotgun sequence genome and encodes:
- the LOC144333309 gene encoding uncharacterized protein LOC144333309 isoform X2, producing the protein MAGDNDRDPVKIQAIPRAVALTRASLEGLTWAETVRTRHHHCPQLSQNQTLPAVKMAAATAAVVAPTLAVTRQKKLLLSASMRRIAEPMMRTRKILLPWTLFPGSV
- the LOC144333309 gene encoding uncharacterized protein LOC144333309 isoform X1 encodes the protein MAGDNDRDPVKIQAIPRAVALTRASLEGLTWAETVRTRHHHCPQLSQNQTLPAVKMAAATAAVVAPTLAVTRQKKLLLSASMRRIAEPMMRTRKAPYLPNIDLLKSSAREGVVSVFHKQTETQRS